Proteins from a single region of Dyadobacter fanqingshengii:
- a CDS encoding sodium:solute symporter family transporter, with amino-acid sequence MWSPTLYAQDQKANDIVWTELTSLPQPSGGEKQLGVAGAFTGVHNGVLIVAGGANFPGGMPWEGGKKVYRGEVYVLQKKQDAYEWIVSKTPHLKEKTAYGASVSVADGIVCLGGEQENGVTNKAFLMHWNAATSEVISKPLPDMPVALANAGATSIGNIIYIVGGENNGKPSNQFFALNLSEAAPKWEILPALPVAMSHSVVVSQNNGKHSQVYVLGGRSATTSGISDLHSSNFSYDPAKKSWQKLSDISDGKQVTTWSAGTGVASGASYILLIGGDKGNVFHQIETFNAQIAQAELAELKQKLQAEKVALLTSHQGFSKDIYLYNTITDAWTTIGQLPGAAQVTTTAVKWNNDIFIPSGEIRPGTRTPAITKGTIQHKPFFSWIDSAVLGICFLLMTAGRFLFTGKTNNTDDYFKGGERIPQWAAGISIFGAKLSAITFMGIPAKTYGTDWTYFFLLMTIIMVMPLVAGYFIPFYRRLHVTSAYEYLGKRFNYGSRVMASALYVLLQIGRMGIVVLLPSIALTLVTGIDINICIIMIGAISIFFTVKGGIEAVIWVEVIQVLILATGALFCLFYLPFHINDWNAGFKALDQADKLKVFDFRFDFTEPTFWVVVISGLAINLLTYGTDQTTVQRYLTTKSEKESIKSLKLGAWLTLPSTLVFFSIGTLLFLFFREQPQQVNMALNDQDNIFPWYIVSQLPAGLSGLLIAGIFAAAMSSTEASMNSTATLLTTDFYQKLRPDVTPKQTLFFARTATLLLGVFVTCIALYMAHKGVSSLWDKFNTILGLFTGCIGGAFILGIFTKKASGNGVMAGMAISCFTQILIQHYTNIHLLMYAFTGLVSCVVFGYVFSLMMPAERDLKGLTMYE; translated from the coding sequence ATGTGGTCACCAACCCTGTATGCCCAGGATCAAAAGGCAAATGACATCGTGTGGACGGAACTCACGAGTTTGCCGCAACCATCCGGGGGCGAAAAACAGCTCGGCGTCGCAGGCGCCTTCACGGGCGTGCATAACGGCGTGCTGATTGTGGCTGGCGGTGCCAATTTCCCAGGCGGAATGCCCTGGGAAGGCGGTAAAAAGGTCTATCGCGGTGAGGTTTATGTTTTGCAAAAGAAACAGGATGCTTATGAGTGGATCGTCTCGAAAACACCCCATTTAAAGGAAAAGACTGCGTATGGCGCAAGCGTCTCTGTTGCAGATGGCATTGTTTGTCTGGGTGGAGAGCAGGAAAATGGCGTGACGAACAAGGCTTTTTTAATGCACTGGAATGCTGCAACAAGTGAAGTAATTTCTAAACCCTTACCGGATATGCCGGTTGCGCTGGCCAATGCCGGCGCAACCAGCATTGGTAATATTATTTATATAGTTGGAGGCGAAAACAATGGCAAGCCATCTAATCAATTTTTTGCACTAAATCTTTCCGAAGCTGCGCCAAAATGGGAGATTTTACCAGCGCTTCCTGTCGCAATGTCTCACTCGGTTGTCGTTTCGCAGAACAATGGCAAGCACTCCCAGGTGTATGTGCTTGGTGGAAGAAGCGCGACGACGAGCGGGATCAGCGACTTGCATAGCAGCAATTTCAGCTATGATCCTGCGAAAAAATCCTGGCAGAAACTAAGCGACATCAGCGATGGAAAACAGGTTACAACCTGGTCTGCGGGAACGGGTGTTGCCAGCGGGGCTTCCTACATTTTGCTGATCGGTGGCGATAAAGGCAATGTGTTTCACCAGATCGAAACATTCAACGCGCAAATCGCCCAGGCTGAGTTAGCGGAATTAAAACAAAAGCTGCAAGCAGAAAAAGTCGCGCTGCTGACTTCCCACCAGGGTTTCAGCAAAGACATTTATTTATACAACACCATTACCGACGCCTGGACAACCATCGGCCAACTCCCGGGAGCAGCGCAGGTTACGACCACAGCGGTGAAATGGAACAACGACATTTTCATCCCCAGCGGCGAAATCCGCCCCGGAACCCGCACACCTGCGATCACCAAAGGCACCATACAGCACAAGCCATTTTTCTCCTGGATCGACTCGGCGGTGTTAGGGATTTGTTTCCTGCTCATGACAGCCGGGCGCTTCCTTTTTACTGGCAAGACGAACAATACGGACGATTATTTCAAAGGCGGCGAACGCATTCCCCAATGGGCAGCAGGCATCAGCATCTTCGGGGCGAAGCTTAGCGCCATCACATTCATGGGCATTCCGGCTAAAACTTACGGCACGGACTGGACGTATTTTTTCCTGTTAATGACCATCATCATGGTCATGCCGCTCGTGGCGGGCTATTTCATTCCATTTTACAGGCGGCTCCATGTGACCTCAGCCTATGAATATCTGGGCAAACGCTTTAATTACGGATCGCGGGTGATGGCGTCAGCGCTTTACGTACTGCTTCAAATCGGCCGGATGGGCATTGTGGTGCTCCTTCCGAGCATTGCGCTCACATTGGTAACGGGCATCGACATCAACATTTGCATCATCATGATCGGTGCAATCAGCATTTTCTTCACGGTTAAGGGCGGCATTGAGGCCGTAATCTGGGTTGAAGTGATACAGGTGTTGATCCTGGCGACAGGCGCGTTGTTCTGCTTGTTTTACCTGCCATTTCACATTAATGACTGGAATGCAGGTTTCAAAGCATTGGATCAGGCCGATAAATTAAAGGTTTTCGACTTCCGTTTTGACTTCACCGAACCCACTTTCTGGGTCGTGGTGATTAGTGGATTAGCAATCAACTTGCTGACTTACGGAACGGATCAAACCACTGTACAGCGTTATCTGACGACCAAATCTGAAAAGGAATCGATCAAAAGCTTAAAACTGGGAGCGTGGCTGACATTGCCTTCCACACTCGTATTTTTCTCCATTGGTACATTGCTGTTCTTGTTCTTCCGCGAGCAGCCGCAGCAGGTGAATATGGCTTTGAATGATCAGGATAACATTTTCCCGTGGTACATTGTGAGTCAGCTTCCGGCGGGCTTGTCGGGATTGCTTATTGCAGGCATTTTCGCCGCAGCCATGAGCAGCACCGAAGCCAGTATGAACTCCACGGCAACATTGCTGACGACTGATTTTTACCAAAAACTAAGGCCCGACGTTACCCCAAAACAAACATTGTTTTTTGCCAGAACTGCCACCTTACTCCTCGGGGTTTTTGTAACCTGCATCGCGCTATACATGGCGCATAAGGGCGTTTCCTCGCTTTGGGATAAGTTTAACACCATTCTCGGCTTGTTCACAGGCTGCATTGGCGGCGCATTTATTCTCGGCATTTTTACCAAAAAAGCCAGCGGAAACGGAGTAATGGCCGGCATGGCCATCAGCTGCTTTACACAGATACTTATCCAGCATTACACCAATATTCACTTGCTGATGTATGCCTTCACCGGGCTTGTAAGCTGCGTGGTTTTCGGTTATGTATTCAGTTTAATGATGCCCGCGGAACGTGATTTGAAAGGGTTAACCATGTACGAATGA
- a CDS encoding dihydrodipicolinate synthase family protein, whose amino-acid sequence MNLHLKGLIAAPFTPMQADGSLNLDLIPDYYQFLKQNGVNGAFICGSTGEGVSLTISEKKQVAEAWASCARDDQSFTIMPLLGGTCIADCIELAKHAQQIGLDAVSFTSPFYFKPANVEMLAECIIAIAETVPEMPFYYYHIPVLTGVGLPMFDLLKVLDGRLPNFAGMKYTHEDFMDFQSCLNFQNGKYDMLWGRDENMLSALAVGAKGAVGSTFNYAAPLYHELIEAFEQNDMEKAGALQQKSIDMIRLLGKYGGISVGKAYMKVVGLDCGTFRLPVKNMSDAQFQSFQSDVAVLDFDSFKSGLPTAKTTH is encoded by the coding sequence ATGAATTTACATTTGAAAGGCCTCATTGCCGCTCCGTTTACACCCATGCAAGCCGACGGCAGCCTTAACCTGGATTTGATCCCGGACTACTATCAATTTTTAAAACAAAACGGCGTCAACGGCGCATTCATCTGCGGCTCGACGGGCGAAGGCGTTTCGCTGACCATTTCCGAAAAGAAGCAGGTGGCCGAGGCATGGGCAAGCTGTGCCAGAGACGATCAGAGCTTCACCATTATGCCATTGTTGGGCGGGACCTGCATTGCAGATTGCATTGAACTCGCAAAGCACGCACAACAGATTGGCCTGGACGCGGTTTCGTTTACAAGTCCATTCTATTTTAAACCTGCGAATGTTGAAATGCTCGCCGAATGCATTATTGCCATTGCCGAAACAGTGCCTGAAATGCCGTTTTATTATTACCACATTCCCGTACTCACGGGGGTTGGTTTGCCTATGTTTGATTTATTAAAAGTCCTGGATGGCCGCCTTCCGAACTTTGCGGGGATGAAGTATACGCATGAGGATTTCATGGATTTTCAGTCCTGTCTGAATTTCCAAAACGGCAAATATGATATGCTTTGGGGACGCGATGAAAACATGCTTTCTGCATTGGCAGTAGGCGCGAAAGGAGCGGTAGGGAGCACATTCAATTACGCAGCGCCGCTTTATCATGAGCTGATTGAGGCATTTGAACAAAATGACATGGAAAAGGCCGGTGCATTGCAGCAAAAGTCCATTGATATGATCCGGTTGCTGGGTAAATATGGCGGGATTTCGGTCGGTAAGGCGTATATGAAGGTTGTTGGGTTGGATTGTGGTACATTTCGTTTACCAGTGAAAAATATGAGCGACGCACAATTCCAATCATTTCAATCGGATGTGGCGGTGCTGGATTTTGATTCATTTAAATCGGGCCTGCCTACGGCCAAAACCACTCATTAA
- a CDS encoding RagB/SusD family nutrient uptake outer membrane protein: MEPTSLFEMMKKIRLYICCALLSVLASSCQDALELTPQDYFGDSNFWQNESQVNNFMVGLHKQFRDNQFQFLRLGEMRGGNYSTVDRQATSLNELPVIEQRLEETSSGVSNWGGFYGPILQLNLFIQKVEAISFLPETRKIYLLGQAYAMRAYYYFHLLRTYGGVPLVLEADVLNGTTDAVQLRKARAAEADVLAAIKADVTKSISLFGAQTAVTDKSQWSPNAALMLKGEVFLWSAKVYGTTADLAEAKTALNAVTGSTLLPGFANVFAYGQKNNSEIIFAIRFRVGEAEMGNVAAYTYSTFNFNGLHYKDSTVSAGVGNFLVDPLVLAAPNSMQVIQRYAYTFELFQSYDVADSRRNATFYDFYKVNTDVKPYAVTIKNTALVKFLGTIDANKRYFSDDWPVYREADRLLMLAEIVNAEGGDPTAFIQPVRDRAYAPAKDPKPFKNAGKDANELAIFEERTKEFVHEGKRWYDLRRMKFGAEPLIFKSARHPYGLLDKATQAYRILWPVEAAIWTNDPLVAQTPGYQTARPN, translated from the coding sequence TTGGAGCCAACTTCACTTTTTGAAATGATGAAAAAGATCAGACTTTACATATGCTGTGCACTGCTTTCGGTGCTGGCGAGTTCCTGCCAGGATGCGCTTGAACTCACGCCGCAGGACTATTTCGGCGACAGCAACTTTTGGCAGAACGAATCGCAGGTCAACAACTTTATGGTGGGCTTGCACAAACAATTCCGCGATAACCAGTTTCAGTTTTTGCGCCTTGGCGAAATGCGTGGCGGCAATTACAGCACAGTCGATCGTCAGGCCACTTCGCTGAACGAACTTCCCGTCATTGAGCAGCGACTGGAAGAAACTTCATCCGGCGTCAGCAACTGGGGTGGATTTTACGGCCCGATTTTGCAGCTCAATCTATTTATTCAAAAAGTAGAAGCCATCAGTTTCCTGCCCGAAACGCGTAAAATTTACCTGCTGGGACAGGCCTATGCGATGCGTGCTTACTATTATTTTCACTTGCTGCGGACTTATGGCGGCGTGCCGCTGGTTCTGGAAGCGGATGTTTTGAATGGGACAACCGATGCGGTGCAATTGCGAAAAGCGCGTGCTGCCGAAGCGGATGTGCTGGCGGCGATCAAGGCAGATGTGACCAAATCTATCTCACTTTTTGGCGCACAGACTGCGGTTACGGACAAAAGCCAATGGTCGCCTAATGCGGCTTTAATGCTCAAAGGCGAGGTTTTTCTTTGGTCCGCAAAAGTGTATGGCACGACGGCCGATCTGGCGGAAGCAAAAACAGCACTGAATGCAGTAACCGGGAGCACATTACTTCCCGGTTTCGCCAACGTTTTTGCCTACGGACAAAAGAACAACAGCGAGATCATTTTCGCGATCCGTTTTCGGGTTGGAGAAGCTGAAATGGGCAATGTGGCGGCTTATACTTATTCCACTTTCAATTTCAACGGACTGCATTACAAGGATTCCACTGTGAGCGCCGGGGTCGGCAATTTCCTCGTCGATCCATTGGTGCTGGCTGCGCCTAATTCAATGCAGGTCATTCAGCGCTATGCTTATACATTCGAGCTTTTCCAATCTTACGATGTGGCTGATAGCAGACGGAATGCGACTTTCTATGATTTTTATAAAGTTAATACGGATGTGAAACCATATGCGGTAACCATTAAAAACACGGCCCTGGTGAAGTTTCTGGGAACAATCGACGCCAATAAACGCTACTTTTCAGATGATTGGCCAGTTTATCGCGAAGCGGACAGATTGCTGATGCTCGCCGAAATCGTGAATGCAGAAGGCGGAGATCCAACCGCATTTATCCAGCCCGTGCGCGACCGCGCCTATGCGCCAGCAAAAGATCCGAAACCGTTTAAAAATGCAGGGAAAGATGCCAATGAACTGGCGATTTTTGAAGAGCGTACCAAAGAATTTGTGCACGAGGGAAAACGCTGGTATGACCTGCGAAGGATGAAATTTGGCGCTGAACCACTTATATTTAAGAGTGCACGCCATCCCTACGGACTGCTCGACAAAGCAACACAAGCCTACCGTATTTTATGGCCGGTCGAGGCCGCGATCTGGACCAATGATCCGCTCGTTGCGCAAACGCCCGGCTACCAAACTGCAAGACCTAATTAA